A section of the Maniola hyperantus chromosome 23, iAphHyp1.2, whole genome shotgun sequence genome encodes:
- the LOC117993279 gene encoding uncharacterized protein, protein MELWYDFVNNLVRVMWRSALVVAFLSIPRRAASLTGFTSWSRKALYHKIDLCTQSCYSEIIPGLYLSNAKAACDRNILRRLKITHILTVESHRLPKSTFVNNNISYLFIRAHDSPDTNLLSYFPMSNSFIEEGLRKGNVLVHCHFGVSRSATLIIAYIMQKYKMTFERAYQFVRQRRKFINPNSGFVSQLKEYQRRNYDVKGVERFEAFVNVKARKHRYKIATFAAIAVGLLVPLAVLAYYIFQQYL, encoded by the coding sequence ATGGAACTGTGGTATGACTTCGTTAATAACTTGGTCAGGGTTATGTGGAGGAGTGCGTTAGTCGTCGCCTTCCTCAGCATCCCGCGACGTGCTGCCTCTCTAACAGGATTCACAAGCTGGTCGAGGAAGGCATTGTACCACAAAATCGACCTCTGCACTCAATCATGCTACAGCGAGATCATCCCTGGCCTCTACTTGAGCAATGCCAAAGCCGCTTGCGATCGAAATATTCTCAGACGCCTCAAAATCACTCACATCCTTACCGTTGAATCACATCGCCTACCGAAATCCACTTTCGTCAATAACAACATCAGCTACCTATTCATTAGAGCCCATGACTCACCTGACACCAACCTGCTCTCCTACTTTCCAATGTCCAACTCCTTCATCGAAGAGGGACTGCGTAAGGGCAACGTGCTCGTCCACTGTCACTTCGGAGTATCACGATCCGCCACTCTGATAATAGCTTACATCATGCAGAAGTATAAAATGACGTTTGAAAGAGCGTATCAGTTCGTACGACAGCGAAGAAAGTTTATAAACCCAAATTCTGGATTCGTCTCTCAGTTGAAAGAGTACCAGAGGCGGAACTATGACGTGAAAGGTGTCGAAAGGTTCGAAGCCTTCGTGAATGTGAAGGCGAGGAAGCATAGGTACAAGATTGCGACTTTTGCAGCCATTGCGGTGGGATTACTAGTGCCGCTCGCTGTTTTGG